In Synergistaceae bacterium, one DNA window encodes the following:
- the fmt gene encoding methionyl-tRNA formyltransferase → MYWLIGTGNFAALCLEGLIKRGFNFDKIITGLPTKSGRNNKQNPSAVEIKAASLGLTVTRTGKLTDNSELINSLASSKPDIIFVIDFGQIIREPFLSQMCLNIHPSLLPDYRGAAPIQRALLDGKNKTGVTLFRLVREMDAGEILSQSEINILPEYNASDLYNILAEMGCDLAAKILESDKLTFTPQNENFATYAHKLEKNEFALSFNMKAEKFFNTVRALDMSGGAYAVIRDKRVKIWRCGIVENLRDSVPGKILELDNKLVISCADKAVSLLNVQSEGRKICTGLEWARGMRFKQGDIL, encoded by the coding sequence ATGTACTGGCTGATAGGAACGGGAAATTTTGCGGCGTTGTGTCTTGAAGGTCTTATAAAGCGCGGATTCAATTTCGACAAAATTATAACCGGACTCCCTACTAAATCAGGACGCAATAACAAGCAAAATCCTTCAGCAGTCGAGATAAAAGCAGCTTCACTCGGCCTAACTGTAACGCGAACAGGCAAATTAACGGACAACAGCGAATTAATTAACTCTCTCGCAAGTTCAAAGCCTGATATTATTTTCGTGATTGACTTCGGGCAAATTATAAGAGAGCCTTTTTTATCGCAAATGTGTCTTAACATTCATCCGTCATTATTGCCTGATTATAGAGGAGCAGCACCGATTCAACGCGCTTTACTTGACGGGAAAAATAAAACGGGAGTTACTCTTTTCCGGCTCGTTAGGGAAATGGACGCAGGAGAAATTTTATCGCAGTCAGAAATAAATATTTTACCCGAATATAACGCTTCTGATTTATATAATATTCTTGCTGAAATGGGCTGTGATTTGGCCGCAAAGATTTTAGAGTCAGATAAATTAACTTTCACGCCTCAGAACGAAAATTTTGCGACTTATGCACATAAACTTGAGAAAAACGAATTTGCGCTATCTTTTAACATGAAGGCAGAAAAATTTTTTAACACTGTCCGGGCTCTTGATATGTCGGGAGGGGCTTATGCAGTTATTCGAGATAAACGGGTTAAAATTTGGCGGTGCGGGATTGTCGAAAATTTGCGTGATTCAGTGCCGGGGAAAATTTTAGAGCTTGATAATAAACTCGTTATTTCATGTGCTGATAAAGCTGTATCACTGCTTAACGTACAGTCAGAGGGCCGCAAAATCTGCACTGGTCTTGAATGGGCGCGCGGAATGAGATTCAAGCAGGGCGATATTTTGTGA
- a CDS encoding NAD(P)H-dependent oxidoreductase subunit E, whose product MLDNSFYAKTDEILSKYPAQERSLIPIIHEIQETWNYIPVELLSYVAGKIGITETKAYSVASFYERFSFEAKGKYIIRVCDGTACHVRQSVPVLERLRSDLGLSEKKHTTDDMLFTVETVSCLGACGLAPAMMVNDKVHPAMTPDKATELIKELKEEAANS is encoded by the coding sequence GTGCTAGATAATTCATTTTACGCAAAGACAGATGAAATTTTGAGCAAATATCCGGCGCAGGAACGTTCATTAATTCCAATTATCCACGAGATTCAAGAGACTTGGAATTATATTCCTGTAGAGCTTTTATCTTATGTTGCCGGCAAAATCGGAATCACTGAGACAAAGGCTTATAGTGTTGCGAGCTTCTATGAAAGATTTTCATTTGAGGCGAAGGGAAAATATATCATCAGAGTCTGTGATGGTACGGCATGTCATGTCCGGCAGTCTGTCCCGGTGCTTGAGCGTCTTCGTTCAGATCTTGGACTCTCTGAGAAGAAGCACACAACCGACGATATGTTATTTACTGTTGAGACTGTCTCTTGTTTAGGTGCGTGCGGTCTTGCTCCTGCTATGATGGTAAATGACAAAGTTCACCCTGCAATGACTCCAGACAAAGCTACGGAGCTCATAAAGGAATTAAAAGAGGAGGCTGCAAACTCATGA
- a CDS encoding HAMP domain-containing protein, which yields MLNNFKITGKLTIGFGIVLILFGVAVFFSWTSISGVQSDVAYLQVVVDNTVKIAVELTNTISWIRAGIRDLKFSESDEDMERLNGFLTTLRTSLEKGKQMYAQNPTLKSLASLAEMENIIRNTESTMAKVFQMIRTKRSTSEVLNQEIDKMTSLLSNVIDMQYQITLNTLKSNLESADFETDFQRIRLLEDLRTTFVQVARKYAIAMYRRDVKMMNEIVQQLVNGENSYNRFYEQARFKEVKDIMAAGRGTFTTLKNAFDAIHNSFIQTEPAFAALLADGLNLVNISNKITDDGTQRIVDLSQGAHDSLGSTMTLVISLAAAAIFIGIGIALYIAKSISKPLGRVVELCGNARDGDMSITRDDFNYVGKDELGELGDALSEMFAALSTAIGDIRGLAIDSHEKAGAMKEDAGKNLDYANNVRSSVANVVKLMENNSSSLQESNAGTEEMSAASMTSAQAATDCAEFISNMTTVTGNAVDTVKEAIANIAILQRKTKESGVKLQELVESVNKITEFVGEITSIADQTNLLALNAAIEAARAGEAGRGFAVVAESVRKLAEDSSRAAENVRSLIETLQTSASETKTSSDETSILLDETTEKANGAQDSLAEAMSQIDKANDRIQNIAAVAQEQAASSREIAAGIDNVTKSTTEILEHLESIKNDMDETASIAERAAQGAVDQTGLVESITEALSTFKIEDNTAPAKSSSSRKALPAKGKKK from the coding sequence ATGTTAAACAATTTCAAGATTACGGGGAAATTAACTATCGGTTTCGGGATCGTGCTGATTCTTTTCGGAGTCGCGGTCTTCTTCTCATGGACGAGCATTTCAGGCGTACAGTCTGACGTTGCTTATCTTCAAGTAGTTGTTGACAATACAGTAAAAATCGCTGTAGAACTCACTAACACAATCAGCTGGATACGAGCAGGAATAAGAGATTTGAAATTTTCTGAGAGCGACGAAGATATGGAACGCTTGAACGGATTCTTGACTACTTTGCGGACCTCGCTGGAAAAAGGCAAACAAATGTACGCCCAGAATCCGACTCTTAAGAGTTTAGCAAGCCTTGCAGAAATGGAAAATATAATCCGCAACACAGAGTCAACAATGGCCAAAGTATTCCAGATGATTCGCACAAAACGTAGTACAAGTGAAGTGTTAAATCAGGAAATTGACAAGATGACGAGCCTTTTATCAAACGTTATCGACATGCAGTATCAAATCACGCTGAACACTCTTAAATCAAATCTTGAGAGCGCAGACTTTGAGACAGATTTCCAGAGAATCAGATTGCTTGAAGATTTGCGTACAACTTTCGTGCAGGTTGCGAGAAAATACGCTATTGCAATGTACAGACGCGACGTAAAAATGATGAACGAAATCGTACAGCAGCTTGTCAACGGCGAAAATTCTTACAATAGATTCTATGAGCAGGCAAGATTTAAAGAAGTCAAAGATATTATGGCAGCAGGGCGCGGAACGTTCACGACACTGAAAAACGCTTTTGACGCTATACACAATTCATTTATCCAGACTGAACCGGCATTTGCAGCACTCTTAGCGGACGGACTCAACCTCGTAAATATTTCTAACAAAATTACAGACGACGGCACACAGAGAATCGTAGACCTTTCACAGGGTGCACATGATTCACTCGGCAGCACAATGACTCTTGTAATCTCACTTGCAGCAGCCGCAATCTTTATCGGTATCGGAATCGCGTTATACATCGCAAAATCAATTTCCAAACCTTTGGGCCGCGTTGTTGAACTCTGCGGAAATGCACGTGACGGCGATATGTCAATCACACGCGATGATTTTAATTATGTAGGCAAAGACGAACTCGGAGAACTCGGCGACGCATTGTCAGAAATGTTTGCAGCTCTCAGCACAGCAATCGGTGATATTCGCGGACTTGCAATCGACAGCCACGAGAAGGCCGGAGCAATGAAGGAAGATGCCGGCAAAAACTTAGATTACGCTAATAACGTGCGTTCAAGTGTTGCCAATGTCGTTAAGTTAATGGAGAATAACTCTTCATCACTTCAGGAGAGCAACGCAGGTACAGAAGAAATGTCAGCAGCTTCAATGACAAGTGCTCAAGCAGCAACGGACTGCGCAGAATTTATTTCTAACATGACAACAGTAACCGGAAATGCAGTCGACACAGTCAAAGAAGCAATCGCAAATATCGCAATCCTTCAGCGCAAGACCAAAGAGAGCGGCGTTAAACTTCAGGAACTCGTCGAGAGCGTCAACAAGATCACAGAGTTTGTCGGCGAAATTACTTCAATAGCTGACCAGACGAATTTATTAGCACTCAACGCAGCAATTGAGGCAGCCCGCGCAGGTGAAGCAGGACGAGGATTTGCAGTTGTCGCCGAGTCAGTACGTAAACTCGCAGAAGATTCAAGCCGTGCAGCAGAAAACGTTCGCAGCCTTATCGAGACATTGCAGACCAGTGCAAGCGAGACAAAGACTTCAAGTGATGAGACCAGCATTTTACTTGACGAGACAACAGAGAAAGCAAACGGCGCACAAGACTCACTCGCTGAAGCAATGAGCCAGATCGATAAAGCAAACGACAGAATCCAGAATATCGCAGCAGTCGCACAGGAGCAAGCAGCCTCAAGCCGTGAAATCGCAGCAGGAATCGACAACGTTACTAAGTCAACAACAGAAATTCTTGAGCACTTAGAGAGCATCAAAAACGACATGGACGAGACCGCCTCAATTGCAGAGAGAGCAGCACAGGGAGCAGTCGATCAAACAGGTTTAGTCGAGAGCATTACAGAAGCACTCTCAACATTTAAGATCGAGGACAACACAGCACCCGCAAAGAGCAGCTCATCACGTAAGGCACTCCCGGCAAAGGGCAAGAAGAAATAA
- a CDS encoding NADH-quinone oxidoreductase subunit NuoF, with the protein MNRIQNFEELKKFHELFSEKIKNAPCRVLICAGTGCQAGGSAKIAERFNQLAGNDENISVEFAPEAAGHPVGVRRTGCHGFCEMGPLVRIEPQGILYTKVKPEDCDEIYEKTIKNGEIINRLLYKMDGKEYIKQEEIPFYAGQTRVVLKNCGHIDAEHIEEAIASGAYLALAQSLFTMTQDEVIQKILDSNLRGRGGGGFPAGKKWQQVARQPEKVRYVVCNGDEGDPGAFMDRSIMEGDPHKMIEGMIIAAYAVGAHEGYIYVRAEYPLAVKRLQRAIEQATEAGLLGENILGSGFDFILHINRGAGAFVCGEGSALTASIEGKRGMPRVKPPRTVEQGLFEKPTVLNNVETFANVPMIITNGAEWFKGFGTEKSPGTKAFALTGSVKNTGLIEVPFGITPREIIFKIGGGIRNDKKFKAVQIGGPSGGCLTENQLDEPLDFDNVKKLGVIVGSGGLVVMDEDTCMVEVARFFMEFTHRESCGKCVPCREGTLRMLEILERIVAGQGEMEDIEKLRTLSDLIINTALCGLGKSAPLPVVSTLDNFLDEYVEHIQNKKCPAHVCQKLKQYTIDKTKCKACSKCARGCPVQAIHGAPKTPYEIDQSKCIKCGACIAACPFKAIYVA; encoded by the coding sequence ATGAACAGAATCCAAAATTTTGAAGAGTTAAAGAAATTTCATGAACTTTTCAGCGAGAAAATAAAAAACGCTCCCTGCCGTGTATTAATTTGTGCTGGTACAGGTTGTCAGGCCGGAGGAAGTGCGAAAATTGCAGAACGTTTTAATCAGCTTGCAGGCAATGATGAAAATATTTCTGTAGAGTTTGCCCCGGAAGCTGCCGGCCATCCTGTAGGAGTACGACGCACAGGCTGTCATGGATTTTGCGAAATGGGGCCGCTCGTAAGAATTGAACCTCAAGGAATCTTATACACGAAAGTTAAGCCCGAAGACTGCGACGAAATTTACGAGAAAACTATCAAGAACGGCGAAATTATTAATAGACTCCTCTACAAAATGGACGGCAAAGAATATATCAAGCAGGAAGAAATACCATTTTACGCCGGACAGACTCGAGTCGTTCTCAAAAATTGCGGACACATTGACGCAGAACACATCGAAGAAGCTATTGCAAGCGGTGCATATTTAGCATTGGCTCAATCACTATTCACGATGACACAAGATGAAGTCATACAAAAAATTCTTGACTCAAATCTAAGAGGTCGAGGCGGCGGAGGTTTCCCGGCTGGTAAAAAATGGCAGCAAGTCGCACGTCAGCCCGAAAAAGTTCGTTATGTCGTCTGTAACGGCGATGAAGGCGACCCAGGCGCGTTTATGGATCGTTCAATCATGGAAGGCGACCCTCACAAAATGATTGAAGGCATGATTATAGCGGCTTATGCTGTAGGAGCTCACGAAGGTTATATTTATGTGCGTGCAGAATATCCTTTGGCCGTCAAGAGATTGCAGCGAGCTATTGAACAGGCTACAGAAGCTGGCTTGCTAGGTGAAAATATTTTAGGTTCGGGATTTGATTTCATTCTTCACATTAACAGGGGTGCAGGAGCTTTTGTCTGCGGTGAAGGAAGTGCATTAACAGCTTCAATCGAAGGCAAGCGCGGAATGCCCAGAGTCAAACCGCCTCGAACAGTTGAGCAGGGATTATTTGAGAAACCTACAGTATTAAACAATGTAGAAACTTTTGCGAATGTCCCCATGATAATCACGAACGGCGCAGAATGGTTTAAAGGTTTCGGCACAGAAAAGAGTCCCGGCACTAAAGCATTTGCACTAACCGGAAGCGTAAAGAATACCGGATTAATCGAAGTCCCATTTGGAATTACACCGCGAGAAATAATTTTCAAGATCGGCGGAGGGATTCGCAACGACAAAAAATTTAAAGCTGTACAAATCGGCGGGCCTTCAGGTGGCTGCTTGACGGAAAATCAGCTTGACGAACCTCTTGACTTCGACAACGTTAAAAAATTAGGCGTAATAGTCGGCTCGGGCGGTCTTGTTGTAATGGATGAAGACACCTGCATGGTAGAAGTTGCACGATTCTTCATGGAATTTACTCACAGAGAGTCTTGCGGAAAATGTGTCCCCTGCCGTGAAGGTACGCTCAGAATGCTTGAGATTCTCGAAAGAATTGTTGCAGGCCAGGGCGAAATGGAGGATATCGAAAAACTTCGTACGCTCTCGGACTTGATTATTAATACGGCGTTGTGCGGTCTCGGAAAAAGTGCGCCTTTACCGGTTGTCAGCACTCTTGATAATTTCCTTGACGAATACGTCGAGCACATACAAAATAAAAAATGTCCTGCTCACGTGTGCCAGAAGCTAAAGCAATATACTATCGACAAAACAAAGTGTAAGGCCTGCTCAAAGTGTGCGAGGGGCTGTCCTGTTCAAGCGATTCACGGTGCGCCTAAGACTCCGTACGAAATCGATCAAAGCAAGTGTATCAAGTGCGGTGCGTGTATTGCTGCCTGCCCGTTCAAGGCTATTTATGTCGCTTAG
- the def gene encoding peptide deformylase — translation MLEILHYPNAALLKKSEPVENFDDELENLIKSLFATMHESNGVGLAAPQVGILKKLAVIDYDDKKFVLINPKILEKRGLQDDEEGCLSFPGIYAHVNRPQWVKIETFDSHGDKQIIEAEGYTARAFLHEMDHLEGKLFIDYLSNIKKSAIRKKALKHTGGHF, via the coding sequence ATTTTAGAAATTTTGCATTACCCGAACGCGGCTTTATTGAAGAAGTCTGAACCTGTAGAAAATTTTGATGACGAACTCGAAAATTTAATCAAGTCATTATTTGCAACTATGCACGAATCTAACGGAGTCGGCCTCGCTGCACCTCAAGTCGGGATACTCAAAAAATTAGCTGTGATTGATTACGACGATAAAAAATTTGTGCTGATAAATCCTAAAATTTTAGAGAAACGAGGACTGCAGGACGACGAAGAAGGCTGCTTAAGTTTTCCCGGCATCTATGCACATGTAAACCGGCCTCAATGGGTAAAAATCGAAACTTTTGACTCTCACGGCGACAAACAAATTATCGAGGCTGAAGGCTACACCGCGCGGGCATTCCTTCACGAAATGGATCACTTAGAGGGCAAATTATTCATTGATTATCTCTCTAACATCAAGAAAAGCGCAATACGAAAAAAGGCTCTCAAGCACACGGGAGGACACTTTTAA
- a CDS encoding NUDIX hydrolase, translating to MQFTWPEGKKFSSGQSNIEEVCVKANKLFDGKILNLRCDEVRTPSGRIASREVVEHKPAVGMLVVTNRKSVLLVKQYRYAVLEETLEICAGLIEQGESPEQSAEREMQEELNVKAKSLYRIGDFYASPGFCTELFTLFVAEGLEDSALPQDDDENVSVCEIAIKDIPAMIKNGKIRDSKTFAALSWLMAKEGIAPEL from the coding sequence ATGCAGTTTACTTGGCCGGAAGGAAAAAAATTTTCATCTGGACAATCAAATATCGAAGAGGTATGCGTCAAGGCAAATAAACTCTTTGACGGAAAAATTTTAAATTTGCGCTGTGATGAAGTAAGGACTCCATCCGGGCGTATTGCCTCACGCGAAGTAGTCGAACACAAACCCGCCGTTGGTATGCTCGTAGTAACGAACCGCAAAAGCGTCTTGCTCGTGAAACAGTATAGATATGCTGTGCTCGAGGAGACTCTCGAAATTTGCGCCGGACTAATCGAACAAGGCGAATCCCCTGAACAATCAGCAGAACGCGAAATGCAGGAAGAATTAAACGTTAAGGCCAAGAGTCTTTATCGAATCGGAGATTTTTACGCCTCGCCGGGATTCTGCACGGAACTTTTTACGCTGTTTGTTGCTGAAGGACTCGAAGATTCTGCGCTGCCTCAAGACGATGACGAAAATGTTTCTGTCTGCGAGATAGCAATTAAAGATATTCCGGCAATGATTAAAAACGGGAAAATACGAGACTCGAAGACGTTTGCGGCGTTGTCGTGGCTTATGGCGAAGGAGGGGATTGCCCCTGAATTATAA